The Streptomyces sp. SS1-1 genome has a segment encoding these proteins:
- a CDS encoding toxin-antitoxin system, toxin component family protein — protein sequence MDIAGARTTAARVASALRLRRAHTGVAMRHLIRDLSAAVRSGDRAPAGVREVCHALCARMSARRGGRPVELRFERFPDEIEVTGLWVEFQDFDLVIVEERAESVQQLVILGHELWHLHAGHRHHHHGVGTAAAHALAGRPGWDDVALTVAARDGSRQTDEAEADDFGHRLAAAVRTLVAGEGQGASADPVHRSLGYRGRGGRTR from the coding sequence ATGGACATCGCGGGCGCGCGCACGACGGCGGCCCGGGTCGCTTCGGCGCTACGGCTGCGGCGTGCCCACACCGGCGTCGCGATGCGGCACCTGATCCGCGACCTGAGCGCCGCCGTCCGCTCCGGGGACCGCGCCCCGGCCGGAGTACGCGAGGTGTGCCACGCGCTGTGCGCGCGGATGAGCGCCCGGCGCGGCGGCCGGCCCGTCGAACTGCGCTTCGAGCGCTTCCCCGACGAGATCGAGGTGACCGGACTCTGGGTGGAGTTCCAGGACTTCGACCTCGTCATCGTCGAGGAGCGCGCCGAATCGGTCCAGCAACTGGTGATCCTGGGCCACGAGTTGTGGCATCTGCACGCCGGGCACCGGCACCACCACCACGGCGTCGGCACCGCCGCCGCGCACGCCCTCGCCGGGCGGCCCGGCTGGGACGACGTGGCCCTCACCGTGGCCGCGCGCGACGGCTCCCGGCAGACCGACGAGGCGGAGGCCGACGACTTTGGGCACCGGCTGGCCGCCGCCGTACGGACCCTGGTGGCCGGCGAGGGACAGGGCGCCTCGGCCGACCCGGTCCACCGCTCGCTCGGCTATCGCGGACGCGGAGGCAGGACGCGGTGA
- a CDS encoding alpha-N-arabinofuranosidase: MTTARFTLDPAFTVGDVDPRLFGSFVEHLGRCVYTGVFEPDHPTADERGLRQDVLDLVRELGVTVVRYPGGNFVSGYRWEDSVGPVHERPRRLDLAWHSIETNRFGLSEYQDFLRKTGAEPMMAVNLGTRGVAEALELQEYANHPGGTALSDLRIAHGDKDPFGIRLWCLGNEMDGPWQTGHKTAREYGRIAAETARAMRQFDGGTELVVCGSSSRSMPTFAAWEATVLEETYELIDHISLHAYYWPEDGDVDSFLASAVDMESFIEEVVATADHVGARLKSSKRITLSFDEWNVWYLPEWVARSKTFPQDEWPEAPRRLEDSYSVTDAVVLGSLLIALLRHADRVAVACLAQLVNVIAPIMTEPGGPAWRQTTFFPFAQAARYGRGQVLVVRVDTPTYTTRKYGEVGLLHATAVRAEDGSVTVFAVNRGRSGPLPLEVDLRGLDVTRVVEHSALADADPDARNTLDDPERVLPHAVEGAAVRDGRLTAVLEPLSWNVIRLA, translated from the coding sequence ATGACCACCGCCCGCTTCACCCTCGACCCCGCCTTCACCGTCGGCGACGTCGACCCCCGGCTCTTCGGCTCCTTCGTCGAGCACCTCGGCCGCTGCGTCTACACCGGCGTCTTCGAGCCGGACCACCCCACCGCCGACGAGCGGGGGCTGCGCCAGGACGTCCTCGACCTCGTCCGGGAGCTCGGCGTCACCGTCGTGCGCTACCCCGGCGGCAACTTCGTCTCCGGCTACCGCTGGGAGGACTCCGTGGGCCCCGTGCACGAGCGCCCCCGCCGTCTCGACCTGGCCTGGCACTCCATCGAGACGAACCGTTTCGGCCTCTCCGAGTACCAGGACTTCCTGCGCAAGACGGGCGCCGAGCCCATGATGGCGGTCAACCTCGGCACGCGGGGCGTCGCCGAGGCGCTGGAGCTCCAGGAGTACGCGAACCACCCCGGGGGCACCGCCCTGTCGGACCTGCGGATCGCGCACGGCGACAAGGACCCCTTCGGCATCCGGCTGTGGTGCCTCGGCAACGAGATGGACGGCCCCTGGCAGACCGGGCACAAGACGGCCCGCGAGTACGGCCGGATCGCGGCGGAGACGGCCCGCGCCATGCGCCAGTTCGACGGCGGCACCGAACTCGTCGTCTGCGGCTCCTCCAGCCGGTCCATGCCGACCTTCGCCGCGTGGGAGGCGACCGTCCTGGAGGAGACGTACGAGCTGATCGACCACATCTCGCTGCACGCCTACTACTGGCCCGAGGACGGCGACGTCGACTCCTTCCTCGCCTCCGCCGTCGACATGGAGTCCTTCATCGAGGAGGTCGTCGCCACCGCCGACCACGTGGGCGCGCGGCTGAAGTCGAGCAAGCGGATCACGCTGTCCTTCGACGAGTGGAACGTCTGGTACCTGCCCGAGTGGGTGGCCCGCTCGAAGACCTTCCCGCAGGACGAGTGGCCCGAGGCCCCGCGCCGGCTGGAGGACAGCTACAGCGTCACGGACGCCGTCGTCCTCGGCTCGCTGCTCATCGCCCTGCTGCGGCACGCCGACCGGGTCGCCGTCGCCTGCCTCGCGCAGCTCGTGAACGTGATCGCGCCGATCATGACCGAGCCGGGCGGCCCGGCGTGGCGCCAGACGACGTTCTTCCCCTTCGCGCAGGCCGCGCGGTACGGCCGCGGTCAGGTGCTGGTCGTCCGCGTGGACACGCCGACGTACACGACGCGCAAGTACGGCGAGGTCGGCCTGCTGCACGCCACCGCGGTCCGCGCCGAGGACGGCTCGGTCACCGTCTTCGCGGTCAACCGCGGCCGGAGCGGGCCGCTTCCGCTGGAGGTGGACCTGCGCGGCCTCGACGTGACCCGGGTGGTGGAGCACAGCGCCCTCGCGGACGCGGACCCGGACGCCCGCAACACCCTGGACGACCCCGAGCGGGTCCTGCCGCACGCCGTCGAGGGCGCGGCGGTGCGGGACGGCCGGCTCACGGCGGTGCTGGAACCGCTCTCCTGGAACGTGATCCGGCTGGCCTGA
- a CDS encoding O-methyltransferase — MSLAGTDAHATEVRLPPLVERALAVARAHGFVHSCRPEQGRLLYALAGGAGRLIGETGTGCGVGLAWLAEGARPGVRLVSVERDAERARLAAEVFAERPEVEILHGDWRRIAERGPYDLLVLDGGGAAKGGDGVADPVRLLVPGGRVVVDDFTPATGWPPRYGGEVDRPRMHWLRHPALDTVELPLAGDLAALVGVRRRDRG, encoded by the coding sequence ATGTCGCTCGCCGGAACGGACGCCCACGCCACGGAAGTTCGGCTTCCGCCGCTCGTGGAGCGCGCCCTCGCCGTGGCCCGCGCCCATGGGTTCGTCCACTCCTGCCGCCCGGAGCAGGGCCGGCTGCTGTACGCCCTCGCGGGCGGCGCAGGGCGGCTGATCGGTGAGACGGGCACGGGCTGCGGGGTGGGCCTGGCCTGGCTCGCGGAGGGCGCCCGGCCGGGGGTGCGGCTGGTCAGCGTGGAGCGGGACGCCGAACGGGCGCGGCTCGCCGCCGAGGTGTTCGCCGAGCGGCCCGAGGTGGAGATCCTGCACGGCGACTGGCGGCGGATCGCGGAGCGGGGGCCGTACGACCTGCTGGTGCTGGACGGGGGCGGTGCCGCCAAGGGCGGGGACGGCGTGGCCGACCCGGTCCGGCTGCTCGTGCCGGGCGGCCGGGTCGTCGTCGACGACTTCACCCCGGCCACCGGCTGGCCCCCGCGGTACGGCGGTGAGGTGGACCGGCCCCGGATGCACTGGCTGCGGCACCCGGCGCTGGACACGGTGGAACTGCCGCTCGCCGGGGACCTGGCGGCGCTGGTGGGGGTGCGGCGCCGGGACCGGGGCTGA
- a CDS encoding DUF2269 family protein, giving the protein MSSTASPTATRLSRPARRGLLVVHVIASAGWLGLTLGLLALGTTAATTGSAAAVEASVRAMKLFADWLLLPLALLTLVSGLVLSLGTHWGLARHRWVYTKFWLTLATTAATALVLRPAVNDAVAGVAAGGPLPDTQDVLMGPVVSLSAYVFMTVISVLKPWGLTRRGRRQREEASRARSGAGRRVRQDA; this is encoded by the coding sequence ATGTCGTCCACCGCTTCCCCCACCGCCACGAGGCTGAGCCGCCCGGCCCGCCGGGGCCTCCTCGTCGTCCATGTCATCGCCTCCGCCGGCTGGCTCGGGCTCACGCTCGGACTGCTGGCGCTCGGGACCACCGCGGCGACCACCGGGTCCGCGGCGGCCGTGGAGGCGTCCGTGCGGGCCATGAAGCTGTTCGCCGACTGGCTGCTGCTGCCGCTCGCCCTGCTCACCCTGGTCAGCGGGCTCGTGCTGTCGCTGGGCACGCACTGGGGGCTGGCCCGGCACCGCTGGGTGTACACGAAGTTCTGGCTGACGCTGGCCACCACCGCGGCCACCGCCCTCGTCCTGCGGCCCGCCGTGAACGACGCCGTCGCGGGGGTCGCCGCGGGCGGGCCGCTGCCGGACACGCAGGACGTCCTGATGGGCCCGGTGGTGTCGCTGTCCGCGTACGTCTTCATGACGGTGATCTCGGTACTGAAGCCCTGGGGCCTGACCCGGCGCGGACGCCGGCAGCGCGAGGAGGCGTCCCGCGCCCGGTCCGGCGCGGGCCGGCGGGTCCGCCAGGACGCCTGA
- a CDS encoding MerR family transcriptional regulator: MREDELTIGAFARACRLSPKALRLYDELRLLRPHRVDPDTGYRYYAVGQLERARLVAWLRRLGMPLALIREVCALPPAAAAREIRAYWARVEADTAARRDLAGFLVGQLLTEPRKDDTMLELRYSARSDRGLVRPANQDTAYAGGRLLAVADGFGPAGAPASAAAVEALRFLDTDELPAGNVLNVLEDAVRGATEAVRDAADGGDEAGTTLTALLWTGSRLALVHIGDSRAYVLRDGALFRITEDHTMVQSLIDEGRLTPEEAVTHPQRSLLVKALSSGARPDLRLQDARPGDRYLLCSDGLTTAVPDARVRELLASAGDPDDTVRALIEAAMQAGGPDNVSCVVADVVGRAA; this comes from the coding sequence ATGCGTGAGGACGAGCTGACGATCGGGGCCTTCGCGCGGGCCTGCCGGCTGTCGCCCAAGGCCCTGCGGCTCTACGACGAGCTGCGGCTGCTGCGGCCGCACCGGGTCGACCCGGACACCGGCTACCGCTACTACGCGGTGGGCCAGTTGGAGCGGGCCCGGCTGGTGGCGTGGCTGCGCCGGCTGGGGATGCCGCTGGCCCTCATCCGCGAGGTGTGCGCGCTGCCTCCGGCCGCCGCCGCCCGGGAGATCCGCGCCTACTGGGCGCGGGTCGAGGCGGACACGGCCGCGCGGCGCGATCTCGCCGGGTTCCTCGTCGGACAGCTGCTGACGGAACCGAGGAAGGACGACACCATGCTGGAACTGCGCTACAGCGCTCGCTCGGACCGGGGCCTGGTCCGCCCCGCCAACCAGGACACCGCCTACGCGGGCGGCCGACTGCTCGCGGTGGCCGACGGCTTCGGCCCGGCGGGCGCGCCCGCGAGCGCCGCCGCCGTGGAGGCGCTGCGCTTCCTGGACACGGACGAACTCCCGGCGGGCAACGTGCTGAACGTGCTGGAGGACGCGGTCCGGGGTGCCACGGAGGCGGTCCGGGACGCGGCCGACGGCGGCGATGAGGCGGGGACGACGCTGACGGCCCTGCTGTGGACGGGGTCGCGGCTGGCGCTGGTGCACATCGGGGACAGCCGCGCCTATGTGCTGCGCGACGGCGCCCTGTTCCGCATCACCGAGGACCACACGATGGTGCAGTCGCTGATCGACGAGGGCCGGCTGACCCCGGAGGAGGCCGTCACGCACCCGCAGCGATCGCTGCTGGTGAAGGCCCTGTCCTCCGGTGCCCGGCCCGATCTGCGGCTCCAGGACGCCCGGCCCGGCGACCGCTACCTGCTCTGCTCGGACGGCCTGACCACCGCCGTCCCCGACGCCCGCGTCCGTGAACTGCTCGCCTCCGCCGGGGACCCGGACGACACCGTACGGGCCCTGATCGAGGCGGCGATGCAGGCCGGCGGCCCGGACAACGTCAGCTGTGTGGTGGCGGACGTGGTCGGCCGCGCGGCTTGA
- a CDS encoding DUF4360 domain-containing protein yields MARGLLRLLLSGGALTALLTAALPAHADPAFEDPPPDKIVIKVATVNGSGCPQGTTAVAVSEDNTAFTVTYSDYLAQVGGNSDPTAFRKNCQLSLVVHVPGGFTYAIASADYRGFAALQPGANAMQRASYYFQGSPSTQFRNHPFNGPLNDNWQATDETDWAQLVWAPCGVQRNFNINTELRVNLGSSSPNKVSFMTMDSTDGDISTVYHLAWKECPKK; encoded by the coding sequence ATGGCACGTGGACTCCTGAGACTGCTGCTGAGCGGAGGCGCGCTGACCGCCCTGCTCACCGCGGCCCTGCCCGCCCACGCGGACCCGGCGTTCGAGGACCCGCCGCCGGACAAGATCGTCATCAAGGTCGCCACCGTGAACGGCTCCGGCTGTCCCCAGGGCACCACGGCGGTCGCCGTGTCCGAGGACAACACCGCCTTCACCGTGACCTACAGCGACTACCTCGCCCAGGTCGGCGGCAACTCCGACCCGACGGCGTTCCGCAAGAACTGCCAGCTCAGCCTGGTCGTGCACGTCCCCGGCGGGTTCACGTACGCCATCGCCAGCGCCGACTACCGGGGCTTCGCCGCCCTCCAGCCCGGCGCCAACGCCATGCAGCGGGCCTCGTACTACTTCCAGGGCTCCCCGAGCACCCAGTTCCGCAACCACCCCTTCAACGGCCCGCTCAACGACAACTGGCAGGCCACCGACGAGACCGACTGGGCGCAACTGGTCTGGGCGCCCTGCGGAGTCCAGCGCAACTTCAACATCAACACCGAGCTGCGCGTCAACCTCGGCTCGTCCTCCCCGAACAAGGTCAGCTTCATGACCATGGACTCCACCGACGGCGACATCAGCACGGTCTACCACCTGGCCTGGAAGGAGTGCCCGAAGAAGTAG
- a CDS encoding SMP-30/gluconolactonase/LRE family protein has product MSAAYEVAVRAEAELGEGPTWDPAAGHLLWIDILNSRVHTYDPASGHRSVRTAPQHVGAVKPRAGGGLVLNLRDGVGLLDPDGGFRWLHHEPVPGRRANDAAVAPDGSLWAGTMRYDEAPGGGTLSRITGDGTAEVVLDDVTVSNGTGWSPDGRLMYYIDTPTRRVDVFDHDGGRVTNRRPFAGIEDGAGFPDGLTVDAEGAVWVALWDGSAVRRYTPDGTLDRVITFPVPRVTACAFGGPGLTDLYVTTARVGLDAPPPLAGSLFVVPGAGKGQAQPAFAG; this is encoded by the coding sequence ATGAGCGCGGCGTACGAGGTGGCGGTGCGGGCCGAGGCCGAGCTGGGCGAGGGCCCGACCTGGGACCCCGCGGCCGGTCACCTGCTGTGGATCGACATCCTCAACTCCCGTGTGCACACCTACGACCCCGCCTCCGGGCACCGCTCCGTGCGGACCGCCCCGCAGCACGTCGGCGCCGTCAAGCCCCGCGCGGGCGGCGGACTCGTGCTGAACCTGCGGGACGGCGTGGGCCTGCTGGACCCGGACGGCGGCTTCCGCTGGCTGCACCACGAGCCGGTGCCCGGCCGCCGCGCCAACGACGCCGCCGTCGCCCCCGACGGCTCGCTGTGGGCCGGCACCATGCGCTACGACGAGGCGCCCGGCGGCGGCACCCTGTCCCGGATCACCGGCGACGGCACGGCGGAGGTCGTCCTCGACGACGTGACGGTGAGCAACGGCACCGGCTGGAGCCCCGACGGACGCCTCATGTACTACATCGACACGCCGACCCGCCGGGTGGACGTCTTCGACCACGACGGCGGCCGGGTGACGAACCGGCGGCCCTTCGCCGGGATCGAGGACGGCGCCGGCTTCCCGGACGGGCTGACCGTCGACGCCGAGGGCGCCGTCTGGGTGGCCCTGTGGGACGGCTCCGCGGTACGCCGGTACACCCCTGACGGGACGCTGGACCGGGTGATCACCTTCCCGGTGCCCCGCGTGACGGCGTGCGCGTTCGGCGGACCCGGCCTGACCGACCTGTACGTCACCACGGCCCGGGTCGGCCTGGACGCGCCCCCGCCCCTGGCCGGCTCCCTGTTCGTGGTGCCGGGCGCGGGCAAGGGGCAGGCGCAGCCGGCCTTCGCGGGATAG
- a CDS encoding ATP-grasp domain-containing protein: MPPRIALVTCRPRPDVSEDRDLPVLVRALREAGAGADAVFWDDDGVDWGAYDLAVIRSTWDYSWRAAEFLDWAGRCGAATRLANPAAVVRWNADKRYLGDLAAAGVPVVPTRYVTPGDTPGLPGGHEFVVKPTSGAGARFAARYAPHEHGTALRQLARMHADGLTAMVQPYVRAIDTGGERALQFYGGRLLHASRKGAVLTSGTPYDQRKVAHPGLEPWTPTPAELSVAERALAAVPDAAGLLYARVDLVDGDDGLPQVMELELVEPNLFLSVHPGSVAPVTEAILAAAGTA, from the coding sequence GTGCCGCCCCGCATAGCCCTGGTCACCTGCCGTCCCCGGCCCGACGTCAGCGAGGACCGGGACCTGCCGGTGCTGGTGCGGGCCCTGCGCGAGGCGGGCGCCGGCGCCGACGCCGTGTTCTGGGACGACGATGGCGTCGACTGGGGCGCCTACGACCTCGCGGTGATCCGCTCCACGTGGGACTACAGCTGGCGGGCCGCCGAGTTCCTGGACTGGGCCGGGCGGTGCGGCGCGGCGACCCGGCTCGCCAACCCGGCGGCCGTGGTCCGCTGGAACGCCGACAAGCGCTACCTCGGCGACCTCGCGGCGGCCGGCGTCCCCGTCGTCCCCACCCGGTACGTGACCCCCGGTGACACCCCCGGCCTGCCCGGCGGGCACGAGTTCGTCGTGAAGCCCACGTCCGGCGCGGGCGCCCGGTTCGCCGCCCGGTACGCGCCGCACGAGCACGGCACCGCGCTGCGGCAGCTCGCCCGGATGCACGCCGACGGCCTCACCGCGATGGTCCAGCCCTACGTCCGCGCCATCGACACCGGCGGCGAGCGGGCCCTGCAGTTCTACGGCGGGCGCCTGCTGCACGCCAGCCGCAAGGGCGCCGTCCTCACCTCCGGCACCCCCTACGACCAGCGCAAGGTCGCCCACCCCGGCCTCGAGCCCTGGACGCCCACCCCGGCCGAACTCTCGGTCGCCGAGCGCGCCCTGGCGGCCGTACCGGACGCGGCCGGGCTGCTGTACGCGCGCGTGGACCTCGTCGACGGGGACGACGGGCTGCCTCAGGTGATGGAACTCGAACTCGTGGAGCCGAACCTCTTCCTGTCCGTGCATCCCGGCTCGGTGGCCCCGGTGACCGAAGCGATCCTGGCCGCCGCGGGCACGGCCTAA
- a CDS encoding NAD(P)/FAD-dependent oxidoreductase has protein sequence MSERPSPARVAVVLGGSHTGMLAARALAGSADRVVVVERDVLPAGPDPRKGLPQSRHVHLLWSGGVLAMEELLPGVGEALRAAGARRAPITTDMVALSPRGWFRRWPESHHIVLAGRDLLDATVRSLVLADERIELRDGTEVVDLLGDARAVTGVRLRGRDGRESTLEAGLVVDATGRGSAAPRWLAALGLPAPVRREVDSGLAYASRLHLAPEPARDGFPVVNVQADPRAGGPGRAGVLLPIEHGRWLVTLSGTRGGEPGSSDDDFARFAREELRHPVIGDLLARAEPLSGVSFTRTTANRRHYYERMPAWPENFTVLGDALAAYNPVYGHGMAVGAQSALILRETVRRHGWGAAGLARRIQKAVARPVGAAWDLAIGQDVFYPGATETGPTLRDRLVAGYVDRLMHTATGNGRIARRVTDVTSLERRAEVLLSPSVLLAAAVGPLKPRLTGPPLTAEERKNAGLS, from the coding sequence ATGAGTGAACGTCCCTCCCCCGCCAGAGTCGCCGTGGTCCTCGGGGGATCGCATACCGGCATGCTCGCGGCGCGGGCCCTGGCCGGGTCCGCCGACCGGGTGGTCGTGGTGGAGCGCGACGTGCTGCCCGCCGGACCCGACCCGCGCAAGGGCCTGCCGCAGTCCCGCCATGTGCATCTGCTGTGGTCGGGCGGGGTGCTGGCGATGGAGGAGCTGCTGCCGGGCGTCGGCGAGGCGCTGCGCGCGGCCGGGGCCCGCCGGGCGCCGATCACCACGGACATGGTCGCGCTGTCGCCGCGCGGCTGGTTCCGGCGCTGGCCCGAGTCGCACCACATCGTCCTGGCCGGGCGGGACCTGCTCGACGCGACGGTCCGCTCGCTCGTCCTGGCCGACGAGCGGATCGAACTGCGCGACGGCACGGAGGTCGTGGACCTCCTCGGCGACGCGCGGGCGGTCACGGGCGTACGGCTGCGGGGGCGCGACGGGCGGGAGAGCACCCTGGAGGCAGGGCTGGTCGTGGACGCCACCGGCCGGGGTTCGGCGGCGCCGCGCTGGCTGGCCGCGCTCGGGCTTCCCGCGCCGGTGCGGCGCGAGGTCGACTCCGGGCTCGCGTACGCCAGCCGGCTGCACCTCGCGCCCGAGCCGGCCCGGGACGGCTTCCCGGTGGTCAACGTGCAGGCCGACCCGCGCGCGGGCGGCCCCGGCCGGGCGGGGGTGCTGCTGCCCATCGAGCACGGCCGCTGGCTCGTCACGCTCAGCGGCACCCGGGGCGGCGAACCGGGCTCCTCCGACGACGACTTCGCGCGGTTCGCCCGCGAGGAGCTGCGGCACCCGGTCATCGGCGACCTGCTCGCGCGGGCCGAACCGCTCTCCGGCGTCTCCTTCACACGGACCACGGCCAACCGCCGCCACTACTACGAGCGGATGCCGGCCTGGCCGGAGAACTTCACCGTCCTCGGCGACGCGCTGGCCGCGTACAACCCGGTGTACGGGCACGGGATGGCGGTCGGGGCGCAGAGCGCGCTGATCCTGCGCGAGACGGTCCGGCGGCACGGCTGGGGCGCGGCGGGGCTGGCCCGGCGGATCCAGAAGGCCGTGGCGCGGCCGGTCGGGGCGGCCTGGGACCTGGCGATCGGCCAGGACGTGTTCTACCCGGGCGCCACGGAGACCGGGCCGACCCTGCGGGACCGGCTGGTGGCGGGGTACGTGGACCGGCTGATGCACACGGCCACGGGCAACGGGCGCATCGCCCGCCGCGTCACCGATGTGACGTCGCTGGAGCGGCGGGCGGAGGTGCTGCTGAGCCCGTCGGTGCTGCTGGCGGCGGCGGTGGGGCCGTTGAAGCCCCGGCTCACCGGGCCGCCGCTGACGGCCGAGGAGAGGAAGAACGCGGGCCTCTCCTAA
- a CDS encoding IclR family transcriptional regulator — protein MGRLVPAVTRALDILELFLDGDGTLSAPDIVRRLQLPRTTVHELVTTLAARSYIVQVPGQPGRYRLGVRPYQLGSRYAEQLDLAAEGQQVARSVAETCDETVHVAILEGTDVIYIAKVDSTHAVRMVSAAGRRLPAHCTSVGKMLLASLPEAELASRLPDGAALAAMTPNSITDPAVLREALAGIRERQIAVENRESNPDVSCVAAPVRDRTGQVVAALSISVPMIRWSEERRAELEQLAVKGAAELSERLGHRGAA, from the coding sequence GTGGGACGCCTCGTACCTGCCGTGACCCGGGCTCTGGACATCCTCGAGCTCTTCCTCGACGGGGACGGCACGCTCTCCGCCCCCGACATCGTGCGCCGGCTCCAGCTGCCGCGCACCACCGTGCACGAGCTCGTCACCACCCTCGCCGCCCGGTCGTACATCGTGCAGGTGCCGGGCCAGCCGGGCCGGTACCGGCTGGGCGTACGGCCGTACCAGCTCGGCAGCCGGTACGCCGAGCAGCTCGACCTCGCCGCCGAGGGCCAGCAGGTCGCCCGGTCCGTCGCCGAGACCTGCGACGAGACCGTGCACGTGGCCATCCTGGAGGGCACCGACGTCATCTACATCGCCAAGGTCGACTCGACGCACGCCGTGCGCATGGTGTCCGCCGCCGGGCGCCGGCTGCCCGCCCACTGCACGTCGGTCGGCAAGATGCTGCTCGCCTCCCTCCCCGAGGCGGAGCTCGCCTCCCGCCTCCCCGACGGCGCCGCACTCGCCGCGATGACACCGAACAGCATCACCGACCCGGCCGTGCTGCGAGAGGCCCTCGCCGGGATCCGCGAGCGGCAGATCGCCGTCGAGAACCGCGAGTCCAACCCGGACGTCTCCTGCGTGGCGGCGCCCGTACGGGACCGCACCGGGCAGGTCGTCGCCGCCCTGTCCATCTCCGTCCCCATGATCCGCTGGAGCGAGGAGCGCCGCGCCGAGCTGGAGCAGCTCGCCGTGAAGGGTGCCGCCGAGCTGTCGGAGCGCCTCGGCCACCGGGGTGCGGCATGA
- a CDS encoding MAB_1171c family putative transporter — MNHPQLAESPVEFLSGLYISFWLPGLVLGAALAIKLPSIVKLWRDPLLRAVGGLLLLACMVFVFAAPGTIAWTNRVVGVPNIAAPWVYSLITALSASWLLLVVHWRGGGHTDRRERTRRATRWVVSVYATVVVALWVLFALADVPVEQIEDLDTYYASTPFMREEILLYLIVHTVACLITARLIWTWIRTEGLDGWLRWGLRFLSVGYVTNLAFSAAKFTAIIARWTGHDLDWLNTNVAPSAACIGATMVAVGVIVPHAGQYLQERLLVRRRRRALGPLARLLRPVAGRHEPFVLRAAPEIRLIRRETYIRDALLQLSRHLDDDLRRRAHAAALALGAGPDRAQALAVAVTILDAVESGRRVPDGDGAAEPDTTYLLREIHAVSGVLRRPDEIKAVRARAAVPAESMSAHE, encoded by the coding sequence GTGAACCACCCGCAACTGGCGGAGAGCCCGGTCGAGTTCCTCTCCGGCCTCTACATCTCCTTCTGGCTCCCCGGTCTCGTCCTCGGCGCGGCCCTGGCGATCAAGCTGCCCAGCATCGTGAAGCTGTGGCGCGATCCGCTGCTGCGGGCCGTGGGCGGTCTGCTGCTGCTCGCCTGCATGGTGTTCGTCTTCGCGGCCCCCGGCACCATCGCCTGGACCAACCGGGTCGTCGGCGTCCCCAACATCGCCGCGCCCTGGGTGTACTCCCTGATCACCGCGCTGTCCGCGTCCTGGCTGCTGCTCGTGGTGCACTGGCGCGGCGGCGGCCACACCGACCGCCGGGAGCGGACCCGGCGCGCGACCCGCTGGGTGGTCTCCGTGTACGCGACCGTCGTGGTCGCGCTGTGGGTGCTGTTCGCGCTCGCCGACGTCCCCGTGGAGCAGATCGAGGACCTGGACACCTACTACGCGTCCACGCCGTTCATGCGCGAGGAGATCCTCCTCTACCTGATCGTGCACACGGTGGCCTGTCTCATCACCGCCCGGCTGATCTGGACCTGGATCCGCACCGAGGGCCTGGACGGCTGGCTGCGCTGGGGGCTGCGGTTCCTCAGCGTCGGCTATGTCACCAACCTGGCGTTCAGCGCGGCCAAGTTCACCGCGATCATCGCCCGCTGGACCGGGCACGACCTGGACTGGCTGAACACCAACGTCGCCCCGTCCGCCGCCTGTATCGGCGCCACGATGGTCGCCGTCGGCGTGATCGTCCCGCACGCCGGACAGTACCTCCAGGAGCGGCTGCTGGTCCGGCGCCGGCGCCGTGCGCTGGGACCGCTGGCCCGGCTGCTGCGGCCGGTCGCCGGCCGGCACGAGCCGTTCGTGCTGCGGGCCGCGCCGGAGATCCGGCTGATCCGCCGCGAGACCTACATCCGGGACGCGCTGCTCCAGCTCTCCCGCCATCTCGACGACGATCTGCGCCGGCGCGCCCACGCCGCCGCCCTCGCACTCGGCGCCGGTCCGGACCGGGCCCAGGCGCTGGCCGTCGCCGTGACGATCCTCGACGCCGTCGAGAGCGGCCGCCGGGTCCCGGACGGCGACGGCGCCGCCGAGCCCGACACCACCTATCTGCTGCGCGAGATCCACGCCGTCTCCGGCGTCCTGCGCAGGCCCGACGAGATCAAGGCGGTCCGCGCCCGCGCGGCCGTCCCGGCAGAGAGCATGTCCGCGCATGAGTGA